The Macaca fascicularis isolate 582-1 chromosome 1, T2T-MFA8v1.1 genome includes a window with the following:
- the HPDL gene encoding 4-hydroxyphenylpyruvate dioxygenase-like protein, with protein MAAPALRLCHIAFHVPAGQPLARDLQHLFGFQPLASREVDGWRQLALRSGDAVFLVNEGPGSGEPLYGLDPRHAVPSATNLCFDVADVGAATRELAALGCSVPVPPVRVRDTQGAATYAVVSSPAGNISLTLLERAGYRGPFLPGFRPVPSAPGPGWVSRVDHLTLACTAGSSPTLLRWFHNCLGFCHLPLSPDEDPELGLEITAGFGLGGLRLTALQAQPGSIVPTLVLAESLPGATTRQDQVEQFLARHKGPGLQHVGLYTPNIVEATERVAAAGGQFLAPPGAYYQQPGKERQIRAAGHEPHLLARQGILLDGDEGKFLLQVFTKSLFTEDTFFLELIQRQGATGFGQGNIRALWQSVQEQAAKSQEAEGCPELSAAS; from the coding sequence ATGGCCGCGCCCGCCCTTCGTTTGTGCCACATCGCCTTCCACGTGCCCGCGGGGCAGCCCCTCGCCCGGGACCTGCAGCACCTCTTCGGCTTCCAGCCCCTGGCTTCGCGGGAGGTGGACGGCTGGCGGCAGCTGGCCTTGCGCAGCGGCGACGCTGTCTTTTTGGTGAACGAGGGCCCAGGGTCTGGAGAGCCGCTGTATGGGCTGGACCCGCGTCACGCCGTCCCCAGCGCCACGAACCTGTGCTTCGACGTGGCGGACGTCGGCGCTGCAACCCGGGAGCTGGCAGCGCTGGGCTGCAGCGTGCCTGTCCCTCCCGTTCGCGTGCGGGACACGCAGGGTGCCGCCACTTACGCCGTGGTCAGCTCGCCCGCCGGCAACATCAGCCTGACCTTGCTGGAGCGCGCCGGCTACCGCGGACCCTTCCTGCCCGGCTTCAGGCCCGTGCCCTCTGCGCCTGGCCCTGGGTGGGTCAGCCGCGTGGACCACCTGACCTTGGCCTGCACCGCCGGCAGCTCCCCCACACTTTTGCGCTGGTTCCACAACTGCCTGGGCTTTTGCCACTTGCCGCTGAGCCCAGATGAGGATCCCGAGCTGGGCCTGGAAATAACAGCAGGGTTTGGGCTTGGGGGACTGAGGCTTACAGCCCTGCAGGCGCAGCCGGGCAGCATTGTCCCCACTCTTGTGCTGGCTGAGTCCCTGCCGGGGGCGACGACACGACAGGACCAGGTGGAGCAGTTCCTGGCCCGGCACAAGGGGCCAGGCCTGCAGCACGTGGGGCTGTATACGCCTAATATTGTGGAGGCCACTGAGCGGGTGGCAGCTGCTGGAGGCCAGTTCCTGGCTCCCCCTGGGGCATACTACCAGCAGCCAGGAAAGGAGAGGCAAATCCGAGCTGCAGGGCACGAGCCTCATCTGCTTGCTAGACAGGGGATCCTGCTAGATGGTGATGAAGGCAAGTTTCTGCTTCAGGTCTTCACCAAGTCCCTTTTCACTGAGGACACTTTCTTCCTGGAGCTGATTCAGAGGCAGGGGGCCACTGGCTTTGGTCAGGGCAACATCAGAGCTCTGTGGCAGTCTGTACAGGAGCAAGCTGCCAAGAGCCAGGAAGCGGAAGGATGCCCAGAGCTGAGTGCAGCCAGCTGA